A section of the Corvus hawaiiensis isolate bCorHaw1 chromosome 16, bCorHaw1.pri.cur, whole genome shotgun sequence genome encodes:
- the JMJD8 gene encoding jmjC domain-containing protein 8 isoform X2 produces the protein MAAAARLLLLLPLGWVRPGGCTDPPDGGWLAGTVPEEPRCTVERADASLTYSVFLQRFAFSRPVILGGITDNSAFRALCTREKLLAAFGPFPVRLSTANTYSYRKVDVPFQEYVEHLLKPQDPARLGSALRAPSLPHPWHQPRLQLWDRRLRLWCSLPLAWPWFLRGDFRQEEGAQKPGRPSADRNAGISGGCKSVALVFVGFLRDFIKRNKNFNPGGCS, from the exons atggcggcggcggcgcggctgctgctgctgctgccgctgggCTGGGTCCGGCCCGGCGGCTGCACCGACCCTCCGGACGGCGGCTG GCTGGCGGGCACGGTGCCGGAGGAGCCACGCTGCACCGTGGAGCGAGCCGACGCCTCCCTCACCTACTCCGTCTTCCTGCAGCG GTTCGCATTCTCCCGGCCGGTGATCCTCGGTGGGATCACGGATAATTCG GCGTTCCGAGCCCTCTGCACCCGGGAGAAGCTGCTGGCGGCCTTCGGGCCCTTCCCAGTGCGGCTCAGCACGGCCAACACCTACTCATACCGCAAAG TGGATGTGCCCTTCCAGGAGTACGTGGAGCATCTGCTGAAGCCGCAGGACCCGGCCCGGCTGGGCAGCG CACTACGTGCCCCCTCCCTTCCGCATCCCTGGCACCAGCCCCGCCTACAGCTTTGGGATCGCAG GCTCAGGCTCTGGTGTTCCCTTCCACTGGCATGGCCCTGGTTTCTCCGAGGTGATTTTCGGCAGGAAG AGGGCGCTCAAAAGCCAGGCAGGCCGTCAGCCGACCGAAACGCTGGAATCTCAGGTGGATGCAAATCTGTTGCATtagtttttgtggggtttttaaggGACTTCATTAAAAGGAACAAGAACTTTAACCCAGGTGGTTGTTCTTAG
- the FBXL16 gene encoding F-box/LRR-repeat protein 16: MSNPRNGDTKPPCLPRNGLVKIPTQPNGLGSASITKGTPAVKNRLCQPSSVPAILSPALAHRSDLPIPSLASPLSLATLASVSSPPGASLVGLNASEGSEQPSPERLPGSPSERQLAVDEKILNRLFWYFSACEKCVLAQVCKAWRRVLYQPKFWVGLTPVLHTKELYNILPGGEKEFVSLQGFAVRGFDGFCLVGVSDLDICEFIDNYPLSKKGVKSMSLKRSTITDAGLEVMLEQMQGVVRLELSGCNDFTEAGLWSSLNARITALSVSDCINVADDAIAAISQLLPNLTELNLQAYHVTDTALAYFTAKQGYTTHTLRLNSCWEITNHGVVNMVHSLPNLSVLSLSGCSKVTDDGVELVAENLRKLRSLDLSWCPRITDMALEYIACDLHKLEELVLDRCVRITDTGLSYLSTMSSLRSLYLRWCCQVQDFGLKHLLGMGSLRLLSLAGCPLLTTTGLSGLVQLQELEELELTNCPGATPELFKYFSQHLPCCMVIE, from the exons ATGTCGAACCCGAGAAACGGCGACACCAAGCCCCCATGTTTGCCCCGCAATGGACTGGTGAAGATCCCCACGCAACCCAACGGCCTCGGCTCCGCCAGCATCACCAAAGGCACCCCCGCCGTGAAAAACCGCCTGTGCCAGCCTTCCTCCGTGCCTGCCATCCTCAGCCCGGCCTTAGCCCACCGCAGCGACctgcccatccccagcctggcctcCCCGCTCTCCTTGGCCACTCTGGCCAGCGTCTCCTCCCCTCCCGGCGCTTCCTTGGTGGGACTGAACGCGAGCGAAGGCTCGGAGCAGCCCTCTCCAGAGCGGCTGCCGGGCTCGCCTTCGGAAAGGCAGCTGGCGGTGGACGAGAAGATCCTCAACCGCTTGTTCTGGTACTTTTCGGCGTGCGAGAAGTGCGTGCTGGCGCAGGTGTGCAAGGCATGGCGGCGGGTGCTCTACCAGCCCAAGTTCTGGGTGGGCTTGACGCCCGTCCTGCACACCAAAGAGCTCTACAACATCCTGCCCGGTGGAGAGAAGGAGTTCGTCAGCCTGCAGGGCTTCGCTGTCCGCGGCTTCGACGGCTTCTGCCTCGTGGGCGTCTCCGACCTGGACATTTGTGAGTTCATTGACAACTACCCCCTCTCCAAGAAGGGGGTCAAGTCCATGAGCCTTAAGAGGTCAACCATCACAGATGCGGGGTTGGAG GTGATGCTGGAGCAGATGCAGGGCGTGGTGCGGCTGGAGCTGTCGGGCTGCAACGACTTCacggaggccgggctgtggtcCAGCCTCAACGCCCGCATCACGGCGCTGAGCGTCAGCGACTGCATCAACGTGGCCGACGACGCCATCGCCGCCATCTCACAGCTCCTGCCCAACCTCACCGAGCTCAACCTGCAAGCCTACCACGTGACGGACACGGCGCTCGCCTACTTCACCGCCAAGCAGGGCTACACCACCCACACCCTGCGCCTCAACTCCTGCTGGGAGATCACCAACCACGGCGTGGTCAACATGGTCCACAGCCTGCCCAACCTGAGCGTCCTCAGCCTCTCGGGCTGCTCCAAGGTGACGGATGATGGCGTGGAGCTGGTGGCCGAGAACCTGCGGAAGCTGCGCAGCCTTGACCTGTCCTGGTGCCCTCGCATCACCGACATGGCCCTGGAGTACATCGCCTGTGACCTGCACaagctggaggagctggtgctCGACAG GTGCGTGCGGATCACTGACACCGGCCTCAGCTACCTGTCCACCATGTCATCCCTGCGGAGCCTCTACCTGCGCTGGTGCTGCCAG GTGCAGGATTTTGGCCTGAAGCACCTCCTGGGCATGGGCAGCCTGCGCCTCCTCTCCCTGGCCG GCTGCCCCTTGCTGACCACCACGGGGCTTTCGGGGCtagtgcagctgcaggagctggaggagctggaactCACCAACTGCCCCGGGGCCACCCCGGAGCTCTTCAAGTACTTCTCCCAGCACCTCCCGTGCTGCATGGTGATCGAGTAG
- the JMJD8 gene encoding jmjC domain-containing protein 8 isoform X1: MAAAARLLLLLPLGWVRPGGCTDPPDGGWLAGTVPEEPRCTVERADASLTYSVFLQRFAFSRPVILGGITDNSAFRALCTREKLLAAFGPFPVRLSTANTYSYRKVDVPFQEYVEHLLKPQDPARLGSDTLYFFGDNNFTEWGPLFQHYVPPPFRIPGTSPAYSFGIAGSGSGVPFHWHGPGFSEVIFGRKRWFLYPPDKTPHFHPNETTLAWLQHTYPTLPPAQRPLECTLHPGEVLYFPDRWWHATLNLDTSVFISTFLG; this comes from the exons atggcggcggcggcgcggctgctgctgctgctgccgctgggCTGGGTCCGGCCCGGCGGCTGCACCGACCCTCCGGACGGCGGCTG GCTGGCGGGCACGGTGCCGGAGGAGCCACGCTGCACCGTGGAGCGAGCCGACGCCTCCCTCACCTACTCCGTCTTCCTGCAGCG GTTCGCATTCTCCCGGCCGGTGATCCTCGGTGGGATCACGGATAATTCG GCGTTCCGAGCCCTCTGCACCCGGGAGAAGCTGCTGGCGGCCTTCGGGCCCTTCCCAGTGCGGCTCAGCACGGCCAACACCTACTCATACCGCAAAG TGGATGTGCCCTTCCAGGAGTACGTGGAGCATCTGCTGAAGCCGCAGGACCCGGCCCGGCTGGGCAGCG aCACCCTCTACTTCTTCGGGGACAACAACTTCACCGAGTGGGGTCCCCTCTTCCAGCACTACGTGCCCCCTCCCTTCCGCATCCCTGGCACCAGCCCCGCCTACAGCTTTGGGATCGCAG GCTCAGGCTCTGGTGTTCCCTTCCACTGGCATGGCCCTGGTTTCTCCGAGGTGATTTTCGGCAGGAAG CGCTGGTTTCTGTACCCGCCCGATAAAACCCCACACTTCCACCCCAACGAGACGACGCTGGCCTGGCTCCAGCACACGTATCCCACCCTGCCACCAGCCCAGCGCCCGCTGGAGTGCACCCTGCACCCTGGGGAG gtcctgtacTTCCCTGACCGCTGGTGGCATGCCACGCTCAACCTGGACACCAGCGTCTTCATCTCCACCTTCCTGGGCTAG
- the WDR24 gene encoding GATOR complex protein WDR24 — translation MEKMARVTTALGGNVLTGRTMFCHLDAPANAISVCRDAAQVVVAGRNIFKIYSIEEEQFVEKLNLRVGRKPSLNFSCADVVWHQMDENLLATAATNGVVVTWNLGKPSRNKQDQLFTEHKRTVNKVCFHPTEVYMLLSGSQDGYMKCFDLRKKDSVSTFSGQSESVRDVQFSIRDYFTFAATFENGNVQLWDIRRPDRYERMFTAHNGPVFCCDWHPEDRGWLATGGRDKMVKVWDMNTTRAKEIYCVQTIASVARVKWRPECKHHIATCSMMVDHNIYVWDVRRPFIPSAMFEEHKDVTTGIVWRHLHDPYFLLSGSKDSTLYQHIFKDASQPIDRANPEGLCYSLYGDLAFAAKESLISSDSNRKPYIGDRRHPIFFKRKLDPTEQFEYISSSSALNVFETDVESGSMDWFVHTAKQYALAGRPLAELCDHNAKVAKGLDRNQVAQTWTMLRIIYSSLGTMSSTNLNHSMGKGSTALPLMNSFNLKDIPAGLGSESRLDRSKGESRTENILMDSSSTLINNEDNEETEGSDVPADYLLGDVEADEDDLYMMDHENPHAEEQEYSLPQEAFPLRHEIVDNPSALDHLQDKADSPHVSGNEAETVSLTPVESFSLISISHSLYENRLPSDFFNPIVRDTLLFYAEQGDVQMAVSVLIVLGERIRKEIDEQTQEHWYTSYIDLLQRFQLWNISNEVIKLSTCRAINCLNQASTTLHVNCSNCKRPMSNRGWICDRCRQCASMCAVCHHVVKGLFVWCQGCSHGGHLQHIMKWLETSSHCPAGCGHLCEYT, via the exons ATGGAGAAGATGGCCAGGGTCACCACCGCCCTGGGGGGCAACGTGCTGACCGGCCGCACCATGTTCTGCCACCTGGACGCCCCCGCCAACGCCATCAGCGTGTGCCGGGACGCTGCCCAGGTGGTGGTGGCCGGCCGCAACATCTTCAAGATCTACTCCATCGAGGAGGAGCAGTTTGTGGAGAAGCTGAACCTCCGCGTGGGCCGCAAACCCTCCCTGAACTTCAGCTGCGCCGATGTGGTGTGGCACCAGATGGACGAGAACCTGCTGGCCACCGCCGCCACCAACGGCGTGGTGGTCACCTGGAACCTGGGCAAGCCGTCCCGCAACAAGCAGGACCAGCTGTTCACGGAGCACAAGCGCACTGTCAACAAGGTGTGCTTCCACCCCACCGAGGTGTACATGCTGCTCAGCGGCTCCCAGGACGGCTACATGAAGTGCTTTGACCTGCGCAAGAAGGACTCTGTCAGCACCTTCTCTG gccAGTCGGAGAGCGTGCGTGACGTCCAGTTCAGCATCCGGGACTACTTCACCTTCGCTGCCACCTTTGAGAATGGGAACGTGCAGCTGTGGGACATCCGCCGGCCCGACCGCTACGAGAGGATGTTCACTGCCCACAACGGGCCTGTCTTCTGCTGCGACTGGCACCCAGAGGACAG GGGCTGGCTGGCCACGGGCGGCCGGGACAAGATGGTGAAGGTGTGGGACATGAACACGACGCGGGCCAAGGAGATCTACTGCGTGCAGACCATCGCCTCGGTGGCACGGGTGAAGTGGCGCCCCGAGTGCAAGCACCACATCGCCACCTGCTCCATGATGGTGGACCACAACATCTACGTGTGGGACGTGCGCCGCCCCTTCATCCCCTCCGCCATGTTCGAGGAGCACAAGGACGTCACCACGGGCATCGTGTGGCGGCACCTCCACGACCCCTATTTCCTCCTGTCGGGCTCGAAGGACAGCACCCTTTACCAGCACATCTTCAAGGATGCCAGCCAGCCCATCGACCGGGCCAACCCCGAGGGGCTGTGCTACAGCCTCTACGGAGACCTGGCCTTCGCCGCCAAGGAGAGCCTCATCTCCTCCGACTCCAACCGCAAGCCCTACATCGGGGACCGGCGCCACCCCATCTTCTTCAAGCGCAAGCTGGACCCCACGGAGCAGTTCGAGTACATCTCGTCCTCCAGCGCCCTCAACGTGTTCGAGACGGACGTGGAGAGCGGCAGCATGGACTGGTTCGTGCACACGGCCAAGCAGTACGCGCTGGCCGGCCGGCCGCTGGCCGAGCTCTGCGACCACAACGCCAAGGTGGCCAAGGGGCTGGACCGCAACCAG GTGGCTCAGACGTGGACGATGCTGAGGATTATCTACTCCAGCCTCGGCACCATGTCGTCCACAAACCTCAACCACAGCATGGGGAAAGGCAGCACCGCTCTCCCACTCATGAACAG ctttaaCCTGAAAGAtatccctgctgggctgggcagcgAGTCCAGACTGGACCGCAGCAAAGGAGAAAGCCGCACAGAAAACATCCTCATGGATTCCTCCTCCACCCTGATCAACAACGAGG ACAACGAGGAGACAGAGGGCAGCGACGTCCCTGCGGATTATCTGCTGGGAGACGTGGAGGCAGATGAGGATGACCTGTACATGATGGACCACGAGAACCCGCACG CTGAAGAGCAGGAATACAGCCTTCCCCAGGAAGCCTTCCCTCTGCGCCACGAAATCGTGGACAACCCATCAGCCTTGGACCACCTGCAGGACAAGGCCGACTCCCCTCACGTCAGCGGCAACGAGGCCGAGACGGTGTCGCTGACCCCCGTGGAGTCCTTCTCGCTCATCTCCATCTCCCACTCGCTCTATGAGAACCGCCTGCCCTCCGACTTCTTCAACCCCATCGTGCGGGACACGCTGCTCTTCTACGCCGAGCAGGGGGACGTGCAGATGGCCGTGTCTGTGCTCATCGTGCTGGGAGAGCGCATCCGCAAGGAGATCGATGAGCAGACGCAG GAGCACTGGTACACATCCTACATCGACCTGCTGCAGCGCTTCCAGCTCTGGAACATCTCCAACGAGGTGATCAAGCTGAGCACGTGCCGTGCCATCAACTGCCTCAACCAGGCTTCCACCACCCTGCACGTCAACTGCAGCAACTGCAAGCGGCCCATGAGCAACAGGGGCTGGATCTGCGACAG GTGTCGGCAGTGTGCCAGCATGTGTGCCGTGTGTCACCACGTGGTGAAGGGGCTCTTCGTctggtgccagggctgcagccacgGCGGCCACCTACAGCACATCATGAAGTGGCTGGAGACCAGCTCCCACTGCCCCGCCGGCTGCGGCCACCTCTGCGAGTACACCTGA
- the JMJD8 gene encoding jmjC domain-containing protein 8 isoform X3, whose product MAAAARLLLLLPLGWVRPGGCTDPPDGGWLAGTVPEEPRCTVERADASLTYSVFLQRFAFSRPVILGGITDNSAFRALCTREKLLAAFGPFPVRLSTANTYSYRKVDVPFQEYVEHLLKPQDPARLGSDTLYFFGDNNFTEWGPLFQHYVPPPFRIPGTSPAYSFGIAGSGSGVPFHWHGPGFSEVIFGRKRALKSQAGRQPTETLESQVDANLLH is encoded by the exons atggcggcggcggcgcggctgctgctgctgctgccgctgggCTGGGTCCGGCCCGGCGGCTGCACCGACCCTCCGGACGGCGGCTG GCTGGCGGGCACGGTGCCGGAGGAGCCACGCTGCACCGTGGAGCGAGCCGACGCCTCCCTCACCTACTCCGTCTTCCTGCAGCG GTTCGCATTCTCCCGGCCGGTGATCCTCGGTGGGATCACGGATAATTCG GCGTTCCGAGCCCTCTGCACCCGGGAGAAGCTGCTGGCGGCCTTCGGGCCCTTCCCAGTGCGGCTCAGCACGGCCAACACCTACTCATACCGCAAAG TGGATGTGCCCTTCCAGGAGTACGTGGAGCATCTGCTGAAGCCGCAGGACCCGGCCCGGCTGGGCAGCG aCACCCTCTACTTCTTCGGGGACAACAACTTCACCGAGTGGGGTCCCCTCTTCCAGCACTACGTGCCCCCTCCCTTCCGCATCCCTGGCACCAGCCCCGCCTACAGCTTTGGGATCGCAG GCTCAGGCTCTGGTGTTCCCTTCCACTGGCATGGCCCTGGTTTCTCCGAGGTGATTTTCGGCAGGAAG AGGGCGCTCAAAAGCCAGGCAGGCCGTCAGCCGACCGAAACGCTGGAATCTCAGGTGGATGCAAATCTGTTGCATtag